In a single window of the Osmerus eperlanus chromosome 2, fOsmEpe2.1, whole genome shotgun sequence genome:
- the LOC134040098 gene encoding properdin-like yields the protein MVTGWSGWTAVCLLMGLQQSGGQGVKCFTRFNSASGGCENLLGDVELDDCCMNINYAYTGPDGACLSCGLPTWSKWSPWGRCSVPCKEGVAFRKRRCDGQGICPSDKLGTLQMQPCKVTDCCPEESVWAEWGAWETCSSMCDRQGTRLRHRSCSAKKGACSTKCEGSSVERGPCSVEVPCPVDGQWSNWDGWQPCSSLCVQEGTSLPTRTRLRSCTAPSPSTHTTPLGTPCSGPGTETEDCHGLPYCPVHGAWGAWAPWQACSVTCGVGVQKQGRVCDSPAPKHRGNPCPGSNSQSRMCKTHIYCPVNGQWDSWSEWTKCENKNPKEDRTCHPKIYGYHTRERDCQYTAHNGSACQGDTFETRACFNIDDCDFESNISEWGEWGPCTLPCQVNHRGQPIKTERKRERTCDLDMSKYPESIGKNKQEPGFWGVPYVNCTKDFSQKEPCQNVPACPLDEKNL from the exons atggtcaCAGGTTGGTCAGGGTGGACGGCAGTCTGCCTGCTGATGGGTCTTCAGCAGTCAG GTGGCCAGGGGGTGAAGTGTTTCACCAGGTTCAACAGCGCCTCTGGAGGGTGTGAGAACCTGCTGGGGGACGTGGAGCTGGACGACTGCTGTATGAACATCAACTACGCCTACACTGGACCTGACGGAGCATGTCTGTCCTGTGG cCTGCCGACCTGGTCTAAGTGGTCTCCCTGGGGCCGGTGTTCGGTGCCATGTAAAGAGGGCGTGGCCTTCCGGAAGCGTCGGTGTGACGGGCAGGGCATCTGTCCTTCTGACAAACTGGGGACATTACAGATGCAGCCCTGCAAAGTGACTGACTGctgcccag AGGAGAGCGTATGGGCAGAGTGGGGAGCGTGGGAGACCTGTTCTTCCATGTGTGACAGGCAGGGCACCAGACTGCGACACAGGTCCTGCTCAGCTAAGAAAGGGGCATGTAGCACCAAATGTGAAGGGTCCAGTGTGGAAAGAGGACCTTGTTCAGTGGAAGTCCCGTGTCCAG TGGATGGACAGTGGTCAAACTGGGACGGCTGGCAGCCGTGTTCCAgcttgtgtgtgcaggagggaaCCAGCCTCCCCACAAGGACCCGCCTCCGCTCCTGTactgcccccagcccctccacccacacaacccccctGGGGACGCCCTGCTCTGGGCCTGGGACAGAGACCGAGGACTGTCACGGCCTGCCCTACTGccctg TGCATGGAGCCTGGGGGGCGTGGGCCCCCTGGCAGGCCTGCTCCGTCACCTGTGGTGTGGGCGTGCAGAAGCAGGGGCGAGTGTGCGACAGCCCGGCTCCTAAACACCGGGGGAACCCCTGCCCCGGTTCCAACAGCCAATCCAGAATGtgcaaaacacacatttactgcCCAG TGAACGGTCAATGGGACAGCTGGAGTGAGTGGACAAAATGCGAAAATAAAAACCCTAAAGAGGACAGAACTTGTCACCCGAAAATCTATGGTTATCATACccgagagagagactgtcagtACACAGCACACAACGGCTCAGCTTGCCAAGGAGACACTTTCGAGACCAGAGCCTGTTTCAATATCGATGATTGTGATT TTGAAAGTAACATTAGTGAATGGGGTGAGTGGGGTCCATGCACTCTACCATGCCAGGTAAACCACAGAGGCCAACCGATAAAGaccgagagaaagagggagaggacatgTGACCTGGACATGTCCAAATACCC GGAATCAATAGGGAAGAACAAACAGGAACCAGGCTTCTGGGGGGTTCCATATGTCAACTGCACAAAGGATTTTTCGCAAAAAGAGCCGTGTCAGAATGTCCCTGCATGTCCTCTGGACGAGAAG AATCTTTAA